The following DNA comes from Dermacentor andersoni chromosome 2, qqDerAnde1_hic_scaffold, whole genome shotgun sequence.
TTGACTTCTAGCTGCCAGCACGAGATCTGAAGTCCGCAAATGTGGCATTTGCAGTGACGCTTTCTTCAGCGTCTACGGTTTTCCCCTCACATTAAGGCTTGTTGCCACCTGCGAACAAAACCTCTTCTGTTGCTCCTATAGCTCAAACAGAGATATATGCACTAAACTTATTGTTGGGGGGCACGTTGGTTCATAATACGAGGAAATAAATGTTCCGCGCCAAGTTCAGCATAAGGAGGTAGTAATAGACACGGACAAGCACTATATAGACAAGCGCCTAGCCCTTGCACGTGTCCCTTATTAGGTCCTTgcatcaaatttggcgcagtacATTTATCTCCTCGCAGGGATAGATGTAGCAGCCATACCTCCATTACTAAGCACGTGAGTTCGGACAGGCTCTGAAGATGGCAAAGAACTTCCACTGCACTATCGCTTCGCCGCCATTAAAACTATGGCTATTACTTGGATTGGATCGTTGCAGGACACTGCCGTCGAAAAGCATGCGTTGCCAACGCTTTTTGACACTTTGACGCAAATATAAATATTTTTGTGGAAACATATTTGTCATATATAACATTAGGCACTGATATGACTACTTGTTTTTGGAATAAGTGGTGTCCAAAAACGAAacgtctatgacgtgtttccggctccgtAGATCGCGACTGCTGAATATACATAGCAATATTACAGCAATAGCAAAGCCCTAAAGATTGTCTACCACTTCATGGTGTTTTATGATATATTTGTTGTTTCTATATTTGTTCATGCAAACACTGGAAGCATAGCCTTTAGGATCTGTTATGCGTCATGATACAGTAGGTTTGCCCAAATATTTAAATCTGCATTACTGTCGCGCAAGAATATGTCAACTGCTTGTTTTGCTTCAAAACACAACTAAGAATATGTATTCAATCGAGTGCAGAAACATAAAATTGAATTACAAACCGTTAGAATTTCCtacgatattttttttatattaggACATTAATTCATGTCCTACCAATTGTCCTAGGCATGCCCATTTATGTACAGACAAGGGACGTTCAAAACAGAATGTCCCCCGGACATCCTGATCGGTTGTTTTCTGGACATGCGAAGGGTATATGGACATTTTTTGTACGTCCTATGCAGGTCCGCGACGAAGATTTAGATGAATGGACCTTCACTCTTGCAGCAGACGTCCACGGATGTCTGTTGGTTGCTTGGGTAGTAAGTAGAATAAGATACACTCTTTCAACGTCCGTCGTATTGATGCCGCGTTAGTCGGGATTAAATCTGTCAAAGTGATAACATCTAAGCGTATTCCTTCCTCTTATAGGCAATCAAGACGAAGTATCCTCGAGCAGGACGGAATTTTGCAATTTGTGGTACCCGACGTGTTGCTTGGACAATCACTTCCTTCGCCGGTTTCCCTGGAAGCACGGAAATCTAGATCGTTCGCCTGCATTTATCCTTTCTCTTATCACCGTTTCTACTTTTCGCACATTGTAATCCCCGACAAAGACTGCTCGACGCTGCTCCTCCTCCTCGCCGCCATAATCTGTCTCTCAGGCCGCGTAGCCGTTTGCTCGTTAACCTAACACTTCCAGTAGCAAAGTAACCCAAAAGGCAGACAGACAACCTGGTTCTTTCGCGCAATGTTTATGCGGTGCTAAAACGGCCGTTCCAGTGGGCACATGCGTTTTCTTCGGCGTCCCTCGAGAGTGTACTGGTCATTGTGCAACAGcccagtgttaagaacggcctgctgaggtgcaatttttgccagccagttgcgactgTGGCGTCAAACTTTCCTGGAAGGCCACCGCAatcctctagccacggcgtcactaagtcgactgtgtccggaggacaatacgcgcgtcctcgactcgtcgcaggagccgagatgagttcgacgaagcaggctttgtgccggaaCATGACACCGCCTACCCGGTCTGCCCCGAGCAGGGgggtccccgagggaacgtagttcgaggacCCTTcgcacgcgccgttcaagacgcaagacaatgggcaactgGCGGGGGGCTGCggaggtcagctcggggaataaaaggcacctttcctgaagTAAGCCCAGAGTTCTACGAaggccgtctgacgtcggttgaggaccgtgaacctcgcgctaagaagtgtgtgtgtgtgtgtgtgtgtgtgtgtgtgtgtgtgtgtgtgtgtgtgtgtgtaatccctcgcacAGAGatgcgacttgtttacgatgactggtcgaacgtttccctcaccttgggatcgagggaggaccgagtgtttataaaccactgttgtgcggcggctcagtgcactttctttcgcagtcatgctaggctgatgaactgcaacgtccttatgtagatactgtaaataaacccatattcctcgttctcgacgagaagcagtccttcccttcaacaacgtcctcagcatggataagttggacgacggcacgggccagctaccttcaaattcatgcccgactccaatcttgacaactggttataAAACGGtgagattgagcccccaatcctgacaactggctcacatcggtgggatggactttgcgacatggtgctgtgtctgcggtgagtgcttggttcttgctttgactctctaggcttcatctTGTGGTGGTTCTCTTTAGAACAGTAGGggagctagattgttgattgttagctaggttgtgttttcctaggcaaatttagcgagcaggaccaaggcagtaaagcagcaatcatggagttaaggacactgctgagagacgagttgttgattgttggtgaggaactgggcgtagatgaacgcaaagaaatgctaaaagcggaattattggagctaatttccgaacaggccagtgaggaagaaattgaaatgcggttggaacttctaaaaaaaaaagagagacacgggacagagagagagagaaacgcgataaagatcgcgagctaagaaaaatgcaacttgaactttaaagcaaacgtttggagttgtcccaaggaaatgaaggggctctgggacaatcaagtgaggcagaatcataccgcatggacaggctattaaagccatttgaggtcgggaccgacataggcttgttcctaaccaattttgaaaggacttgcgagatgaacttcggtccgagtacatggccacagcggttgctgtctatgttgccgtgtgaggctgcagagGTAATCGCCAGATTCAGTGCTGAAggtgcatatgattatgcgaagatCAAGGCCagtcttctgaagaaataccgcctttcagccgatgcttttcggcaaaggtttagaagcacaggcaagaaaaatagcgaggggtatccggattTTGCATACGGcctaaaggccaacctagtcgagtggctgaaaagcgcggaagcgtacgacagcagagacaggatgattgaatgcatgtgtctagagcagttttaaaaaaagcatcccaccatctgtgaagctgtgggtgcaagacagagggaatgtaaacactgtggaaagtgCGGCTGAATCAGCCGAAGAGTAGAAAGTGGGGTAGAAAGTGGGGTAGAAAGTAGaaaacgcgtagaaagttgaacgctgaggacggaaattgggacggtcgaaatgtaCCGCGgtaaccatttccgttcaaaaagggttcgcagattagacgaccggagcctgtagacgtggaggaaaagcccgcagaaaagagcaaggagaaacctaacggcgaaactgtacaaaaagagcagaaaagaaaattcgaatcttttagaccgatctgctgctataagtgccacaaactaggacatatcgctgtgaactgcggaaagcctagcgtagttttctcctacgtagaTGAAACCCATCCCCGACCCTCAAGAGCCGATCACGATCCACATTTCCACCCACCCCATAGCCGCCGTACAGACCATATGCGCATTAGGCATGCTGGTGCAGAACAACACGCAGAACTCGGAAGCCATCCAACGCCTCCGAATCGCAGCCCACCAAATCAACGGCCTAATCCGCCGCATTGCCACTCGCCGCAGGGGAATGCGGGAGACCGACCTCTGCCGCCTCACACAAGCCTACCTCATTAGTAGAATTGTTTACACATACCCTTATTACCACCTCCGCCGCAAAGACGAAGAGGCGGTAAATAGCATCATTCGCTCGGCGTACAAGGCGGCAATGGGACTGCCCCAGTCCGCCAACCCACAGCGTCTCCTCCAGCTTGGAGTATACAACACCATCAAAGAGCTGATAGAGGCACACAATACTGCACAAATACACCATCTTTCTCGCACCGAACACGGTCGTTACATTCTTAACCGTCTTAACATGAACCCTACAGGAGACATCCACCCCACTGCTCCCCACTGGAGTCTGCATTCGGCTGGTCATAAAACCCACTGTCAAGAATATGCTACCCGGCCGCCACGATAGGCACCGCCAACTGAAGGCACAAGCCTTAGACGACACCTACTCTGCCGACAAACATGCcatgtacgtggacgcggcgaaaTGCGACTGTAACACGTACGTAGCCTACGTAGCGACGCCAACCACCATTCTCATCAGCGCCGCTACAGTGCGCACACACGCCTCCATCGCTGCCGAAGAGGTCGCGATCGCGCTAGCCATCGCGGATCCTTGCACACGCACGGTTATCAGCGACTCTAAACAAGCCATccaaaatttctaaaaaaaatctcACTCTGTCTCCCCGCTGCACAAATTCTCCGCGGTTGCGCTCTCGACAGAACTGTAAGTTTAGTGTGGGTGCCTGCTCACGTGGAGAACTCTGGGAACGAAGGGGTCGACCGTTTAGCCCGAGGCCTAACTAACCTGGAGGCCGGTCCCTCGAACCCGGGTGCTCTCGCAGAGGCCCCAAATCCTACGCTGACATTACCAACTTCTACAAGGAGACAATACGCGTGTACCCGCCTCCCCACCCCGACCTCGACCGAGCGCAAGCCACTATGCTTCACAGACTGCAGACCGATTTCATTCACAGTCATTCTAGGCTTTATTTAATCACTGGCGCGGATTATGACCCCGTCCGTTCTAAGTGGACCATGGAGTGTTCGCCACTGAGGCACACATTCTCCGGGGATGCGAGGGTAACCCTTCCCCACAAACATTactgccagctccctccgaggaggGTTGGAAGCAGCTActgacaagagcagacaagaaaacgCAACTCGCACTCGTCTCGTAGGCCGAAGACCTCGCTCCCAGCTAggagccacactaggcctacctgccctaaattcctaccctgcagtggcaaatcaagttctttctctctctttctctctctctgctgaaGTTAACCTGTCAGGACAATGGGTACAATGGCGCACCTTAGAGAGATGCGCGCCGGTACTATATCGGAGCACCGGCGCCATGGTGCGCCCCCTCATGGTATATGTACCGTCAGCGGTTTCAACTGGGACACTGCAGAAAGACGACCGTAGCTGCGAATAGTGTCTTATCAGGATAGGCGGCGAGAGTCACCCCATTTTTACTCAGCGTCTGTGGCAGATAACAGCGTCGCAACATTACGATAGCAGAACAGCGCGTTTAACGAGCCCTTTTTTATCACTGGAAAATGCACCGCGCCTACAAAAAGATGAACGTGATCAAAATCCGTGACTCTAAGGACTGAATATGCGTGGTAAAACGGTGACTATGAAGAATTCATTCGTTGGCATTCCGTACACCCCACTAAGGGTTACGTGTAACCGCAACGCGTAGGGACAGTTGCTTCGGAGGGCCCAGCCGCTGCAGTTGTGCAAGAAATTTGCCGTCCTACTTGCCTGAACACTGATCATGAACGATGGCATGGAAAGCTGCGGTTTGCTTACCCTTCCCACGGAGACTATTATTCACATCTTCCGGTACTTGAACCCGGACGAATTGTTGGCAGTTGAAAGAACTTCTCCTGAGCTCGCACGTCTAGCGCGCATTGCCTACGCCGTGCACATCGTGCGTTTCCTTCCACACTACTCATCAAGCTTCTTTCGCGAGTACATCGACAAGCACCGGGCAGACGTAATATCCCAACTCGACGTCAGTGGCTGTTCGTCAGCCTCTTCAAAAACGCTCGAGGCATGCATCGAATTATGCGCCAGATTAACCACCCTGCGCTGTGTCAACACTCGCCTGCTGCCGACTACGTTAATCCGGCTGCTAAGGACCCGGCTACGCTCCCTGAAATCCCTCGAGTGGTCTCTACTGGGAAATAAGCACGTCGGCGAAGACGTACGTCGCTTTCTACAGGGGCCAGTCGTAGGCGATGCCCACGCAATTCTGCCGGACACGCTGCGTTCGATGTACGTAGAAGAAACTTCGTGCGGACGTAATACTCGTATGTTGTGCGTCATGCTCAAGCGCCGCTCCTGTCTCCGCAAGTTGCACTTTCACGAGCGGTTGCTCCGCAAGCGAAACACCACGGCAGCGCACGATGTGCTCTTGAGCTACCACACTGGAACCTGCGGGAAGTTCACAATGTTCACCTACACAAACGACAGCGCCGTGCCAGTCCGCGAAGCGAATCTCAGGGCGCTGTGGAACCGACCGCATGCAGACAGCCAAGTTTCACCTCTTTTCGGCGTGTTCGACGCATGTCGTACGGTGTCTTCTAGCGTAATTGTGCGTCTGAACCCGTCGCTAGCTGGTAACTGCCTGATCCTGGACGGAGTGAAACCATTGCGGTTGTCGGAGCTGTTATCCCAGATTTCCGTCATCGTACGCGGCGATCCTCTTGCAACACTGAAGTCAGCGGCCTGCCAAAGACCTTACTGTCACGTTCATGCACTCGTGCTCGAATCCCCTTCATTGTTGGGGCAGGTACGTTCACGCCATCAACACCCGGCCAATGCGGACCCTCTTCTCGCATTTATTAGGGGATTCCCCTTTCTGGCGGAGCTTAATCTGGCCTCCTTCCATTGCGAGTCTAACGTGGACTGCTGTTCCATCCTCGCCGATGCCGGTCTGGACAATCTGAAGGCGCTCGCCCTGCCTTCCTGTGCGCTTTGTTGGAACGGGCGGCTTGAGCCTCTTGCCAGGGCCCGCTTCAGACTCGAAGAACTAGACGTGCGCGCTCCGCCCGTTAAACAGTTCACGATTTGCGCTGTCTGTGCGGTTGCAGTCACGTGTACCGCAGAAATTTTGCAACCGCTGTGGAAGCTCTGTCCCTTGCTACGTCTCACTCTCTGTAATCTGTCGCACGTAAGATCTCTGGTATTCCTGAAGCGATGCGTCGTGCGAGAACTGAGGCTGCAGAACTTGCACTCCAGCGCCTACGAGGTGGAAGAAAGCAGGACCGCAATGAAAGAGGTAAGGCCCGATTTTACTCCTTGCTAGGTCGCGTATCGTTAAAGACCGAAAGGGAGGAAAACCTATGTTAAGTTTCGTATGCGTGTGTGTTTAGGCAGAGGAGGATAAATCAACCGTTATTTTCTTATGACGCAGATAATTATGTAGTTCAGTGATAGCATCGTACCTTAGGTGTATATAAATTTTGGCAATTATCGATTGGTTTGTTGACGTTGTCAACTGCCTGACCACAGGGGTTTACAATTACGGTTTCTGAATATTGGCTCTTCTGGTAAAAGCTGCTTGCTGGACATAACGCAGATCTGACTAATTGCACAAGTCTGTAGTAATGTGAAGCGCTTACTGCAAATGCCTATAAACTGTTTGAACGTTCCAGTTTTTCTTCCAATCTTAGCCTACCCTGAGAGCCACCTTAACCCTTTAACGGTTCCCGTTAGGAAAAGCACATAAGTGCACTTTTCATACGATGGACAGATTTCACTTGCGGATATTTTTGCAACCAATTTAAAATAAACTATATATTCAGTAAACAGTCGGTTGCTTATGGACAGATGTAACCTTTACGCTAAAAATGAATGTCCATAAGTTGTAACTTTCAAGTGGAAACTCATTTTGGCATTTAGGAGCTAATCAGGTTTCAGCAGATCGAGGCTTAAACAGCCTGTAAATGACGACATGGCTTGAACTTCTACAACAGCAAGTTTAACCGAACGCTTACTTTGGTGTTTCCAATTTGTTGTCGTCAACGTGTGTCACGCAGGCGCACTGACAGCCAGTTCACCCATCTGAGTCTGGCTTTTTTACGTGTGCATCGGAGCGTCGTTTGCCCCTCCTGCGGCTATAAAGTTGCGAGCGTGACGGCGCTAATAACATATAGCTGCATTCGTCTGTGTAGTGGGGGCGTCGCGTGTTGTCTATAACGCTTGCCAACTCCAGAAACAGCTATGGTAAATAGCGCCTTCACGCTATGCCTACCTTTCCCTCGCAGGGAAAGGTAGGCATATCAATCTATGGCAATCTATCAATCTATGCCTACCTTTCCCTCGCAGGGAAAGGTAGGCATAGCGCTAGGCAATGACGCTCCCATTCACAAAGAAACCGATTGGGAGGTGTGAACTTTTTTGTTGTCAGCACTACTCTGTGCGCATGCGTGACCAAATTTTGTCCATCGAGGCTGCTAGAGGGCGCCGGGATGCAGTTTGGCTACATCTACAGGGCATTGGTCACTTCTGTTCGCACATGTATGCCATTTTGCTGGTTCATTTATTCTGTGTGTGCACTTCTCTCGAAGTGCGTGGTATGGAATCATCTGATACGGCAATCATGGTGCTAGTCTTAATCCATGTTTTATTGTTGCATAAGCTATGACAGACGCAGACTCAGATGCTCGGAATAAACACAAGGATGGCTTCGCCGCGACAGCGATCTGCTTGAATGTAGCATACTTGGCAAAACCAAGAGTTGTAGCAGGCGACAAGCGGTCGTGCCTTCTGGCACCACTGCGCATGTGCAGGCATACTATGATGGGCACGGTGTCAAAGCTTGTTGTTTTAATGTGTGGCGACGCGCTCAGGCCTTGACTCTAACTGTATTCATCGCTTTTTATTCGACACGACTGACAGGCCGTACGGGGCGAGAGCACTGAGCGGACACGCCAATATAGCCAACGGGAGCCCGTTCGTGAATCGCCAGGGTACCCCCTATGTTTAGGAGGTAAATATTTCCCTAGACATATGACCGGCCTATAAACATTGCTCACGTAATTTTTTGGTCAAGCAAAGCATATGCGTGAATCGCGCATATCATTACACTTCAGTAACAGTTAGCAAGTTTAAAATTACTAAATCGCCACCTAGCATACCTGAATCGGAATGGCCAACCTCTTGCTCGCGCACGCTTCTGAGACGCTTAGCAAGGTAAACTTAACTGGCAGTGAAACCTCCAAGAAGCCCGTACGTTTAAAACGTTGCCGTTCATCGCCCGTTCATAGGGCTTACGCCATCTGTGCAACGAGGGGGCACTTCCggtggaagaaaaataaaaccacTCCATATCCGTTAAAAAAATGAGTGTCATCATTTTTGTTGTCAAAGGCGCCAATTTATTTTTCGTGGCCACCCATTAGAGCAGTATTCTCAGATGTGCCGCAACTGGATTCGACGGGTGTTTCGAGCTTTTAGCGCGGAAACAGAGGCAGCGAAACGTCCGGCGTACGGGCATCGCATTTACACCTAGGCAACATCGCTCATTTGCGCTCCGAAGAAAGCTTTTGGTGTCAAGTGCGGGTCTCTCAGTCTGACGCCTAGCCCATTGGCCACAGAAGCTACACGAAGGCAGCTAAGTAAACAACTATCCGGTAGTGGTTTTGACTGAACACGTTGACCCATGACGAA
Coding sequences within:
- the LOC129387374 gene encoding uncharacterized protein; this translates as MNDGMESCGLLTLPTETIIHIFRYLNPDELLAVERTSPELARLARIAYAVHIVRFLPHYSSSFFREYIDKHRADVISQLDVSGCSSASSKTLEACIELCARLTTLRCVNTRLLPTTLIRLLRTRLRSLKSLEWSLLGNKHVGEDVRRFLQGPVVGDAHAILPDTLRSMYVEETSCGRNTRMLCVMLKRRSCLRKLHFHERLLRKRNTTAAHDVLLSYHTGTCGKFTMFTYTNDSAVPVREANLRALWNRPHADSQVSPLFGVFDACRTVSSSVIVRLNPSLAGNCLILDGVKPLRLSELLSQISVIVRGDPLATLKSAACQRPYCHVHALVLESPSLLGQVRSRHQHPANADPLLAFIRGFPFLAELNLASFHCESNVDCCSILADAGLDNLKALALPSCALCWNGRLEPLARARFRLEELDVRAPPVKQFTICAVCAVAVTCTAEILQPLWKLCPLLRLTLCNLSHVRSLVFLKRCVVRELRLQNLHSSAYEVEESRTAMKEVMLEVRSLKFGSTIATLDLSFLDTRAVPAPNLRRLCVTLKEMTFSNAQDLLDRLCIKYPTAEYIHVHICHPEEYQGAITLTARYSVELDGDRDGALHLEPVLSSDDVVLCGCANLVAVTRPRNCGPRRF